One region of Dokdonia sp. 4H-3-7-5 genomic DNA includes:
- a CDS encoding C40 family peptidase encodes MKQLFIVLSLLFLLTSCGSSKTTTSRTRATARVKDISASKMDRIINQAQSFAGTRYKFGGTTRKGMDCSGLIYIAFQKENIVLPRISRQMAERGQPIKDKDISKGDLLFFRTNKSSKRINHVGLVTKVTSDDIYFIHATTSKGVLTSNLNERYWNNAYIMARRVL; translated from the coding sequence ATGAAACAATTATTCATAGTGCTTTCTTTACTCTTTTTACTGACTTCATGTGGAAGTTCAAAAACGACAACATCTAGAACAAGAGCTACTGCTAGGGTCAAAGATATAAGCGCATCAAAGATGGATCGCATTATTAACCAAGCACAATCATTTGCAGGTACTCGATATAAATTTGGTGGTACTACAAGAAAGGGAATGGACTGCTCTGGATTGATTTACATTGCCTTTCAAAAAGAAAATATAGTTCTACCTCGTATCTCCAGACAGATGGCAGAAAGAGGTCAACCTATAAAAGATAAAGACATTTCTAAGGGTGATTTGCTATTTTTTAGAACAAATAAAAGCAGCAAACGCATAAATCATGTAGGACTCGTCACTAAAGTTACAAGTGATGATATTTACTTTATACACGCGACTACTTCAAAAGGCGTACTCACCTCTAACCTCAATGAGCGCTACTGGAATAACGCCTACATCATGGCTAGACGTGTCTTGTAA